A genome region from Hevea brasiliensis isolate MT/VB/25A 57/8 chromosome 9, ASM3005281v1, whole genome shotgun sequence includes the following:
- the LOC110657937 gene encoding uncharacterized protein LOC110657937, with the protein MLFENGKQEAGPVEEFQRLGLMLFVAVPFLVLERGPEPPSLLFLICRPGRLYQEIFGVVLAGLPVNLLVNLVLKYAIVTGIILFLISTFMWFILRNIGSLCAPQTDVFSWWIKSHIPLKTQEQ; encoded by the coding sequence ATGCTGTTTGAGAATGGCAAACAGGAGGCTGGCCCTGTGGAAGAGTTTCAGAGGCTTGGCCTGATGCTTTTTGTAGCCGTTCCTTTCCTGGTACTGGAGCGTGGACCGGAGCCACCATCGCTTCTATTCTTGATATGCCGCCCTGGCCGGCTGTATCAGGAAATTTTTGGTGTTGTATTGGCTGGGTTGCCGGTGAATTTACTGGTGAACCTGGTTCTCAAGTATGCAATTGTTACTGGTATCATCCTCTTCTTGATATCCACTTTTATGTGGTTTATCCTTCGAAATATAGGAAGTCTTTGTGCTCCTCAAACAGATGTGTTCAGTTGGTGGATTAAATCACACATTCCTCTCAAGACTCAAGAGCAGTAA